In uncultured Fusobacterium sp., a genomic segment contains:
- the yqeH gene encoding ribosome biogenesis GTPase YqeH: MGKKCIGCGIELQSEDVNKGGYLPAAKLEEPGDHYCQRCFKIKNYGKYMPVRMNKDDYRREVQEAMQYSKLAIAVFDIIDFEGSFDDEILDVLREMDSIVVINKLDLIPDDKHPSEVADWVKDRLAEEGIAPLDIAIVSSKNGYGINGIFKKIKHFYPDGVEALVLGVTNVGKSSIVNRLLGAKKVTVSKYPGTTLKSVKNQIPHTNIFLIDTPGLIPDGRISDLVCEECNLKMVPSGEISRKTFKVKKGRALIIGDLLWFRVINEDEVTPIFSLYAAKDVTFHETNVEKLKELLAGERSDLFFPPCEKCRDTYKNLDMIKKKVKIQAGEELVFKGLGWISVKRGPLEIEITLPKKAGIIVRDAFIKPKR; the protein is encoded by the coding sequence ATGGGTAAGAAATGTATAGGTTGTGGAATTGAATTACAAAGTGAAGATGTAAACAAAGGTGGATATCTGCCAGCTGCTAAATTAGAAGAACCTGGAGATCACTATTGTCAAAGATGTTTTAAAATAAAAAATTATGGTAAATATATGCCAGTTAGAATGAATAAAGATGATTATAGAAGAGAAGTTCAAGAAGCTATGCAATACTCTAAATTAGCAATAGCAGTTTTTGATATTATTGACTTTGAAGGATCTTTTGATGATGAGATATTAGATGTACTTAGAGAGATGGATTCAATAGTAGTAATTAATAAATTAGATCTTATTCCAGATGATAAACACCCTTCTGAAGTTGCTGATTGGGTAAAAGATAGATTGGCTGAAGAGGGAATAGCACCATTGGATATAGCTATAGTAAGTAGTAAAAATGGTTATGGAATCAATGGAATATTTAAAAAAATAAAACATTTCTATCCTGATGGAGTAGAAGCTCTTGTTTTAGGAGTTACAAATGTTGGAAAGTCAAGTATAGTAAATAGACTTTTAGGAGCAAAAAAAGTAACAGTTTCTAAATATCCGGGAACAACATTGAAAAGTGTAAAAAACCAAATTCCTCATACAAATATATTTTTAATAGATACTCCAGGGCTTATTCCAGATGGAAGAATATCTGACTTAGTATGTGAAGAGTGTAACTTAAAAATGGTACCTTCAGGGGAGATATCAAGAAAAACATTTAAGGTAAAAAAAGGAAGAGCTCTAATAATAGGAGATCTATTATGGTTTAGAGTGATAAATGAAGATGAGGTAACACCTATTTTCTCACTTTATGCTGCTAAAGATGTAACTTTCCATGAAACTAATGTGGAAAAATTAAAAGAGCTATTAGCAGGAGAAAGAAGTGATCTTTTCTTCCCACCATGTGAAAAATGCAGAGATACTTATAAAAATTTGGATATGATTAAGAAAAAAGTTAAAATTCAAGCTGGAGAAGAGTTAGTATTTAAAGGATTAGGATGGATATCTGTAAAAAGAGGTCCTTTAGAAATTGAGATTACTTTACCTAAAAAAGCTGGAATAATAGTTAGAGATGCTTTTATTAAGCCAAAAAGATAG
- the hslV gene encoding ATP-dependent protease subunit HslV: MIKATTIIAVKKDGKVALAGDGQVTFGEVVFKSNAKKIRRIGNYNILAGFAGAAADAFALMDKFENKLDEFGGNLKKASVELAKDWRTDKALRVLDAMLIVADKNMILILSGNGDVIEPDGDVAAIGSGGNYAYAAAKAMLKHTELSAEEIAVEAMDIAGELCIYTNQNIVYDVI; this comes from the coding sequence ATGATAAAAGCTACTACTATAATAGCAGTAAAAAAAGATGGAAAAGTAGCACTTGCAGGAGATGGACAAGTGACTTTTGGAGAAGTAGTTTTTAAAAGTAATGCAAAAAAGATTCGTAGAATAGGTAACTATAATATTCTTGCTGGTTTTGCTGGAGCAGCAGCAGATGCTTTTGCTTTGATGGATAAGTTTGAAAATAAGTTAGATGAATTTGGAGGAAATTTAAAAAAAGCCTCTGTTGAACTAGCTAAAGATTGGAGAACAGATAAAGCTTTAAGAGTTTTAGATGCTATGCTTATAGTGGCAGATAAGAATATGATACTAATTCTTTCAGGAAATGGAGATGTAATAGAACCTGATGGAGATGTAGCAGCTATTGGAAGTGGAGGAAATTATGCTTATGCAGCAGCAAAGGCAATGTTAAAGCATACTGAACTATCAGCAGAAGAGATAGCTGTGGAAGCTATGGATATAGCTGGAGAATTATGTATATATACTAATCAAAATATAGTTTATGATGTGATATAA
- a CDS encoding tyrosine-type recombinase/integrase codes for MENIDKYIKDFLYIMEFGENKSLNTIKSMKKDLSQLSVYLREIEKIDDVMEITSVMLRGFLISLQDNNVGKRSLNRKLSSLRSFFKFLLKNNHIKSNPVEVISSPSFEAEKPDILTLDEINRLRAVINTDNANGLRDRLILELMYSSGITSIEMLKTGEQFFDLDKRELLVFNGKNNRTVFFSERTREYFKKYIEAKKEKYREKYNPEILFVNGSGNRLSDRSLRRIVDRYAQRANITREISPYSFRHTFALHLLAKGMKINYLKELMGHVTIESTKVYEEMLCRVPFDFMKATMRSEGK; via the coding sequence ATGGAAAATATAGACAAATATATAAAAGATTTTTTGTATATAATGGAGTTTGGAGAGAATAAAAGTCTTAATACAATAAAGTCTATGAAGAAAGATCTATCGCAATTATCTGTTTATTTAAGAGAGATAGAAAAAATAGATGATGTAATGGAGATAACATCTGTTATGTTAAGAGGTTTTTTAATCTCGCTACAAGATAATAATGTTGGAAAAAGATCTTTAAATAGAAAACTTTCATCTTTAAGATCATTTTTTAAATTTTTGTTAAAGAATAATCATATAAAAAGTAATCCTGTTGAGGTTATTAGTTCACCTAGTTTTGAAGCTGAAAAACCTGATATTTTAACTTTAGATGAGATAAATAGATTGAGGGCTGTTATAAATACAGATAATGCAAATGGTTTAAGAGATAGATTGATATTAGAACTTATGTATTCAAGTGGGATAACATCAATAGAAATGTTAAAAACAGGAGAGCAATTTTTTGATTTAGATAAGAGAGAACTATTAGTATTTAATGGTAAAAATAATAGAACTGTCTTTTTTAGTGAAAGAACTCGAGAGTATTTTAAAAAATATATAGAAGCAAAAAAAGAAAAATATAGAGAAAAATATAATCCTGAAATTCTTTTTGTCAATGGCTCTGGGAATAGATTAAGTGATAGATCTCTTAGAAGAATAGTGGATAGATATGCTCAAAGAGCAAATATAACAAGGGAGATCAGTCCGTATAGCTTTAGGCATACATTTGCATTGCATTTGTTGGCAAAGGGAATGAAGATTAATTATTTGAAAGAATTGATGGGACATGTTACAATAGAGAGTACAAAAGTATATGAAGAGATGTTGTGCAGAGTACCATTTGATTTTATGAAAGCAACTATGAGGAGTGAAGGAAAATGA
- the trmFO gene encoding methylenetetrahydrofolate--tRNA-(uracil(54)-C(5))-methyltransferase (FADH(2)-oxidizing) TrmFO produces MNKKEVIVVGAGLAGCEAAYQLAKRGIKVKLYEMKSKKMTEAHKKPYYAELVCSNSLGGDNLANASGLMKEELRRLDSLLIKIADKNRVPAGQALAVDRDGFSIEITEYLKNMENIEIIEEEFTNIPEDQIVLLASGPLTSEILSKEIGELTHSDHLYFYDAAAPIVTLESIDMTKAYRQSRYGKGEGEYINCPMNKEEYYAFYNALITAERVPLKTFEEEKLFEACMPVERIAMTGERTLVFGPLKPKGLINPNTDKMDYAVVQLRQDDKEGKLYNIVGFQTNLKWGEQKRVFSMIPGLENAEFIRYGVMHRNTFINSSKLLDETLKLKSRDNIYFAGQITGSEGYVSSIATGAMAAINIAHRILGKENFILDDRSAIGAMIKYVTEEKKNFQPMGPNFGIIRSLDGVRIRDKKERYNTISKIALDYLDTKIGELN; encoded by the coding sequence ATGAATAAAAAAGAGGTAATAGTAGTAGGTGCTGGTTTAGCAGGTTGCGAAGCGGCATATCAGTTAGCTAAAAGAGGAATAAAAGTAAAACTTTATGAGATGAAATCTAAAAAGATGACAGAAGCACATAAGAAACCATATTATGCAGAGTTAGTATGTAGTAACTCTTTAGGAGGAGATAACCTTGCAAATGCTTCTGGACTTATGAAAGAGGAGTTAAGAAGATTAGATTCTCTATTAATAAAGATAGCTGATAAAAATAGAGTTCCAGCAGGGCAAGCCCTAGCAGTAGATAGGGATGGTTTCTCTATAGAGATAACTGAATATTTAAAAAATATGGAAAATATTGAAATAATAGAAGAGGAGTTTACAAATATACCAGAAGATCAAATAGTTTTATTAGCATCTGGACCGTTAACTTCAGAAATATTGTCTAAAGAGATAGGGGAGTTAACTCATAGCGATCATCTATATTTCTATGATGCAGCAGCTCCAATAGTAACTTTAGAATCTATTGATATGACTAAAGCATATAGACAATCACGTTATGGAAAGGGAGAAGGGGAGTATATCAATTGCCCTATGAATAAAGAGGAGTATTATGCTTTCTATAATGCTCTTATTACAGCTGAGAGAGTCCCTTTAAAAACTTTTGAAGAGGAGAAACTTTTCGAAGCTTGTATGCCTGTTGAAAGAATAGCTATGACAGGAGAGAGAACTTTAGTTTTTGGGCCATTGAAACCTAAGGGATTAATTAATCCTAATACAGATAAGATGGATTATGCAGTTGTTCAGTTAAGACAAGATGATAAAGAGGGAAAATTATATAATATTGTAGGATTCCAAACAAATCTTAAATGGGGAGAGCAAAAAAGAGTATTCTCAATGATACCAGGACTAGAAAATGCAGAGTTTATAAGATATGGTGTAATGCATAGAAATACTTTTATTAACTCTTCAAAACTTTTAGATGAAACTTTAAAATTAAAAAGTAGAGATAATATTTATTTTGCAGGACAAATTACTGGAAGCGAGGGATATGTTTCATCAATAGCAACTGGAGCTATGGCAGCTATAAATATAGCTCATAGAATTTTAGGAAAAGAGAATTTCATTTTAGATGATAGAAGTGCCATAGGTGCTATGATAAAATATGTAACAGAGGAAAAGAAAAATTTCCAACCTATGGGACCAAATTTTGGAATAATTAGATCATTAGATGGAGTTAGAATAAGAGATAAAAAAGAGAGATATAACACAATTTCAAAAATAGCTTTAGATTATTTAGATACAAAAATTGGAGAGTTAAATTAA
- the topA gene encoding type I DNA topoisomerase: MGKKNLVIVESPAKAKTIEKILGKDFHVVASFGHVRDLPKSKLGVDVENDFKPSYSTIKGKGEVIKNLKDMAKKSDKVFLASDPDREGEAIAWHIAYALKLSEDDSNRIEFNEITETAIKDSITHPRKIDMDKVNAQQARRILDRLVGYGISSLLWKSISSNTSAGRVQSVALKLICDLEDEIKKFVPVKFWEVKGEFTNKLKLALYKVEDKKIDKLTDEKVVEEIKKVEKKDFEVIEAKVSKKSKNSPLPLKTSTLQQLASSYLGFSASKTMRIAQGLYEGIDIEGTHKGLITYMRTDSTRISDDAVEMAKNYILENFGKEYLGVKKTSKSKQKIQDAHEAIRPTDINLTPDSLKNTLDKDQQKLYKLIWERFVISQLAPMKYEQFELVCNYDKFSFRGTINKIIFDGYYKIFKEEEDLPLGEFPDIKVGDILKLEKLLIKEDYTKPPSRFTESSLVKKLEAEGIGRPSTYATIIETLKKREYVALEGKSFVPTALGYEIKNKLDENFPNIMNIKFTAELENELDEVAEGEKDWISLLSVFYKDLKYYIDKFKVKVEEEMSRIIESDVPCSCGKGNMILKTGRFGRYLACPNEEDGCKERISLKGIEIPAEEIENGKIYVKEKVEELVKAKKGKETDVVTSTGAKYLLKTGRFGSYLESENFSEDNDRMPLPPEIRKMLANNKIEEKNGVMQINTELKKIKDEEDRILKAAGRCEKCGRPFKISRGRWGKFLACTGYPECKNIKKIEK; this comes from the coding sequence TTGGGTAAAAAAAATTTAGTAATAGTTGAATCCCCAGCTAAGGCTAAAACAATAGAAAAAATACTTGGAAAGGACTTTCATGTTGTAGCATCATTTGGGCATGTTAGAGATCTACCTAAAAGTAAATTAGGTGTAGATGTAGAGAATGATTTTAAACCTTCTTATTCTACTATTAAGGGAAAAGGTGAAGTAATAAAAAATTTAAAAGACATGGCTAAAAAATCAGATAAAGTATTTTTAGCATCTGACCCTGATAGAGAAGGAGAGGCAATAGCATGGCACATAGCTTATGCTTTAAAACTTTCGGAAGATGATTCTAATAGAATAGAATTTAATGAGATTACAGAAACAGCTATTAAAGATTCAATAACACATCCTAGAAAAATTGATATGGATAAGGTAAATGCCCAACAAGCTAGAAGAATATTGGATAGATTAGTGGGATATGGAATAAGTTCGCTACTTTGGAAAAGTATTTCATCAAATACAAGTGCAGGAAGAGTTCAATCAGTAGCATTAAAATTAATATGTGATCTTGAAGATGAGATAAAAAAATTTGTTCCTGTAAAATTTTGGGAAGTAAAAGGTGAGTTTACTAATAAGTTAAAACTTGCATTATACAAAGTAGAAGATAAAAAAATAGATAAACTAACAGATGAAAAAGTAGTTGAAGAGATAAAGAAAGTTGAGAAAAAAGATTTTGAAGTAATCGAAGCTAAAGTTTCAAAGAAAAGTAAAAACTCTCCACTTCCTTTAAAAACAAGTACTTTACAACAGTTAGCATCTTCATATCTAGGATTTTCAGCATCAAAAACTATGAGAATAGCTCAAGGGCTTTATGAAGGAATAGATATTGAAGGAACTCATAAAGGACTTATCACTTATATGAGAACAGACTCTACAAGAATATCAGATGATGCAGTGGAAATGGCTAAAAACTATATTCTTGAAAACTTTGGTAAAGAGTATTTAGGTGTTAAAAAGACAAGTAAAAGTAAACAAAAAATTCAAGATGCTCACGAAGCTATTAGACCAACAGATATAAACTTAACTCCAGATAGTTTAAAAAATACTTTAGATAAAGACCAACAAAAGTTATATAAACTTATTTGGGAGAGATTTGTTATATCACAATTAGCTCCAATGAAATATGAACAATTTGAGCTTGTGTGTAACTATGACAAATTTTCTTTTAGAGGAACTATTAATAAAATTATCTTTGATGGATACTATAAGATATTTAAAGAAGAAGAGGATCTTCCATTAGGAGAGTTTCCAGATATCAAAGTTGGAGATATATTAAAGTTAGAAAAGTTATTGATAAAAGAGGATTATACTAAGCCACCTTCAAGATTTACTGAGTCTTCTCTAGTAAAAAAATTAGAAGCAGAGGGAATTGGTAGACCATCTACATATGCAACAATTATAGAAACTTTGAAAAAAAGAGAGTATGTTGCTCTTGAGGGAAAGAGCTTTGTGCCAACAGCATTGGGATATGAGATTAAAAATAAGTTAGATGAAAATTTCCCTAATATAATGAATATAAAATTTACTGCTGAGCTTGAAAATGAATTAGATGAGGTAGCAGAAGGAGAAAAGGACTGGATATCTCTACTTTCAGTTTTCTATAAAGATTTAAAATACTATATAGATAAATTTAAAGTAAAAGTAGAAGAGGAGATGTCAAGAATTATAGAATCAGATGTTCCTTGTTCTTGCGGAAAGGGAAATATGATTTTAAAAACAGGAAGATTTGGAAGATATTTAGCTTGTCCTAATGAAGAAGATGGATGCAAAGAGAGAATATCTTTAAAAGGAATAGAGATACCAGCAGAAGAGATAGAGAATGGAAAAATCTATGTTAAGGAGAAGGTTGAAGAGCTTGTAAAAGCTAAAAAAGGTAAAGAAACAGATGTTGTAACTTCAACTGGAGCAAAGTATCTGTTAAAAACAGGAAGATTTGGAAGTTATTTAGAGAGTGAGAACTTCTCAGAAGATAATGATAGAATGCCATTACCTCCAGAGATTAGAAAGATGTTAGCCAATAACAAGATTGAAGAGAAAAATGGAGTAATGCAGATAAATACAGAGCTTAAAAAGATAAAAGATGAAGAGGATAGAATCTTAAAAGCTGCAGGTAGATGTGAAAAATGTGGACGTCCATTTAAAATCAGTAGAGGAAGATGGGGAAAATTCTTAGCTTGTACAGGGTACCCAGAGTGTAAGAATATAAAGAAAATAGAGAAATAG
- the dprA gene encoding DNA-processing protein DprA, with protein sequence MEWYKLRIAGVRDCVIRNLMERFENYEEIFKFDKYTFINSFQIKEEEYSKIIGSKNVNLKEEIQKLNEKNIKILSLKSSDYPEKLKNISQPPVFLYYKGDISLLKKRVIGVVGTRKATTYGRVVCEKFSQELVENNIVTVSGLALGIDSICHKKTLESQGKTIAVVGSGLDIIYPKENRVLWQEIEKKGLILSEFPLGTEPLARNFPMRNRIIAGISKGILVVESQLKGGSLITAEIALEEGREVFAVPGDIFSPASEGCNELIKNSQAKLVTSVADILSEYEWKKREKRKIKADMTPLEEKIYCVLNKELTLDEIIIKTSIKAGEALAILMNLELKKLVVSVAGGKYRKRE encoded by the coding sequence TTGGAATGGTATAAATTAAGGATAGCAGGGGTTAGAGATTGTGTTATTCGGAATTTAATGGAAAGATTTGAAAATTATGAGGAAATTTTTAAGTTTGATAAATATACTTTTATAAATAGTTTTCAGATAAAAGAGGAAGAATATTCAAAGATAATTGGATCAAAAAATGTAAATTTAAAAGAAGAGATACAAAAATTAAATGAAAAAAATATAAAGATTTTAAGTTTAAAAAGTTCTGATTATCCAGAAAAGTTAAAAAATATTAGTCAACCGCCAGTATTTTTATATTATAAGGGTGATATTTCACTTTTGAAAAAAAGAGTAATAGGTGTTGTCGGAACAAGAAAAGCTACAACTTATGGAAGAGTAGTTTGTGAAAAATTTTCTCAAGAGCTGGTTGAAAATAATATTGTTACAGTTAGTGGTTTAGCTTTAGGAATAGATAGTATTTGTCATAAAAAAACTTTAGAAAGTCAAGGAAAAACTATAGCAGTAGTAGGAAGTGGATTAGATATAATTTATCCTAAAGAAAATAGAGTTTTATGGCAAGAGATAGAAAAAAAAGGGTTAATTTTAAGTGAATTTCCTTTAGGAACAGAACCATTGGCACGAAACTTTCCTATGAGAAATAGAATAATAGCAGGAATTTCAAAGGGTATCTTAGTCGTTGAGAGTCAATTAAAAGGTGGAAGTCTTATAACTGCTGAAATAGCATTAGAAGAAGGAAGAGAGGTGTTTGCTGTACCTGGTGATATTTTTTCTCCTGCATCAGAAGGATGTAATGAATTGATAAAAAATTCACAGGCAAAATTAGTTACAAGCGTTGCAGATATTCTTTCAGAATATGAATGGAAAAAAAGAGAGAAAAGAAAAATAAAGGCAGATATGACACCTTTAGAAGAAAAAATATATTGTGTCTTAAATAAAGAATTAACATTAGATGAGATAATAATTAAAACTTCTATAAAAGCAGGAGAAGCATTGGCAATATTAATGAATTTAGAGTTGAAAAAATTAGTTGTTAGTGTTGCTGGTGGAAAGTATAGAAAAAGAGAGTAG
- a CDS encoding tetratricopeptide repeat protein yields the protein MKKIALGMVTFLLSSIFVMGEAAPIYEYRNDALKKIDDQMTKERDRQRLKKLNIQFEEALNEYIESTNRNSNVIFQLGDQYFRMNQLERAEKIFAIDKSDIRNVFGAATTARFLGKNQEAISRYDEVLNMNPSFYEAYLGRGIANRNLKNYDSAISDFREYLEYKQDEYVYAGIGDIYMATDRYAEAKNILEQGRGLFPNSKILRELLSKVYGKVK from the coding sequence ATGAAAAAAATAGCATTAGGTATGGTAACATTTTTATTATCAAGTATATTTGTTATGGGAGAAGCTGCTCCAATATATGAATATCGTAATGATGCATTAAAGAAAATAGATGATCAAATGACAAAAGAAAGGGATAGACAGAGATTAAAAAAATTAAATATTCAATTTGAAGAGGCGTTAAATGAGTATATAGAATCTACAAATAGAAATAGTAATGTGATATTTCAATTAGGAGATCAATATTTTAGAATGAATCAACTTGAGAGAGCAGAAAAAATATTTGCTATAGATAAAAGTGATATAAGAAATGTTTTTGGAGCAGCTACAACTGCAAGATTCTTAGGAAAAAATCAAGAGGCTATTTCAAGATATGATGAAGTTTTAAATATGAATCCAAGTTTTTATGAAGCGTATTTAGGAAGAGGAATTGCCAATAGAAATTTAAAAAACTATGATAGTGCTATAAGTGATTTTAGAGAGTATTTAGAATATAAACAAGATGAATATGTGTATGCTGGAATAGGAGATATTTATATGGCAACAGATAGGTATGCAGAGGCTAAAAATATATTAGAACAAGGAAGAGGATTATTTCCAAATTCAAAAATTTTAAGGGAACTTTTATCAAAGGTCTATGGTAAAGTAAAATAA
- the xseA gene encoding exodeoxyribonuclease VII large subunit: MFEERTYTVSEFNRKVKNYLEDNSDLREFFLEGELSGVTYYKSGHLYFNLKDRDAQIKCVAFKYKFKRIAEDLKDGDSVKIFGDVGFYENRGDFQVLVRHIEKKNELGELFIKLEQLKKELGEAGYFDLKHKKPLPKYPKNIGVVTAYTGAALQDIIKTIKKRDNTINIYAYPAKVQGVGAEAEIIKGIKTLNKIDEIDLIIAGRGGGSIEDLWAFNDKNVALAFFNSKKPIISAVGHEIDNLLSDLTADTRAATPTQAVELSVPERVKILETLDDRKKYLNSVIKNQIEALKKELENRENSYYIKNFYRELENKNQELVDREERVKRAFQSKLNEIKNSLDRRVHKVITLNPLETLKRGYSVVTKDNEIIKSVKNIKIDDEIVIKVTDGIIKGKVKEINQ, encoded by the coding sequence ATGTTTGAGGAGAGAACATATACAGTAAGTGAGTTTAATAGAAAGGTAAAAAATTATCTTGAGGATAATAGTGATTTAAGAGAGTTTTTTTTAGAAGGAGAATTATCAGGGGTAACTTATTACAAGAGTGGGCATCTATATTTTAATTTGAAAGATAGAGATGCTCAGATAAAATGTGTAGCATTTAAATATAAATTTAAAAGAATAGCTGAAGATCTAAAAGACGGTGACTCAGTAAAAATTTTTGGAGATGTAGGATTTTATGAAAATAGAGGAGATTTTCAGGTTTTAGTTAGACATATTGAAAAAAAGAATGAGTTGGGAGAACTTTTTATCAAATTAGAGCAACTAAAAAAAGAACTAGGAGAAGCAGGATATTTTGATCTGAAACATAAAAAACCATTACCTAAATATCCTAAAAATATTGGAGTGGTAACTGCTTATACTGGAGCAGCATTGCAAGATATAATAAAGACTATAAAAAAAAGAGATAATACAATAAATATATATGCTTATCCAGCTAAAGTACAGGGAGTAGGAGCAGAGGCAGAGATAATAAAAGGGATAAAAACTTTAAATAAGATAGACGAGATAGATTTGATTATTGCTGGAAGAGGTGGTGGAAGTATAGAAGATCTATGGGCATTTAATGATAAAAATGTAGCTTTAGCTTTTTTCAACTCAAAAAAACCTATAATTTCAGCAGTAGGGCATGAAATAGATAATCTTTTAAGTGATTTAACTGCTGATACTAGAGCAGCTACACCTACTCAAGCTGTGGAGTTATCAGTTCCTGAAAGAGTAAAAATACTTGAAACTTTAGATGATAGAAAAAAATATTTGAACTCAGTAATAAAAAATCAAATTGAGGCGTTGAAAAAAGAGTTAGAAAATAGGGAAAATAGTTACTATATAAAAAATTTTTACAGAGAGTTGGAGAATAAAAATCAAGAGTTAGTCGATAGGGAAGAAAGAGTAAAAAGAGCATTTCAATCTAAGCTAAATGAAATAAAAAATAGTTTAGATAGAAGAGTACACAAGGTGATAACTTTAAATCCTTTAGAAACACTAAAGAGAGGGTATAGTGTTGTGACTAAGGATAACGAGATTATAAAAAGTGTAAAAAATATAAAAATAGATGATGAGATAGTTATTAAAGTAACAGATGGAATTATAAAAGGAAAAGTAAAGGAGATAAATCAATGA